The Ficedula albicollis isolate OC2 chromosome 23, FicAlb1.5, whole genome shotgun sequence sequence ccccccccccccccccccccccccccccccccccccccccccccccccccccccccccccccccccccccccccccccccccccccccccccccccccccccccccccccccccccccccccccccccccccccccccccccccccccccccccccccccccccccccccccccccccccccccccccccccccccccccccccccccccccccccccccccccccccccccccccccccccccccccccccccccccccccccccccccccccccccccccccccccccccccccccccccccccccccccccccccccccccccccccccccccccccccccccccccccccccccccccccccggtacCGGGAGTGGAGCGCGGGCGCCGCCCGGTGGTAACGGGCTGGGCCCCCCCACACCGAGCTTATCCCCCCGCGAGACCCTAACCCAGGCCGGCTGCACCCCCTTTTCGGggggttttgccttttttttggcCGCTTTCCCTCGGGGGAAGCCCCGCTCTGTGCCCGGTGTTCCCCGTTTCCACCGGGGGCAAACCCCCCTTCTCTCCCCGCCGTGCTGCCCCCCACTCCCGTGTCCTTCCCCCCCGGCCCCGTTTTCCCGGCTGGGAGCCCTCTGTGGGGTGcgggggttttggggtgccgGCTCCCCCCGCAGGAGAACGGCCACGTGATCTACAACGGGGACATGACGCCCAAAGCGGGGGTCGAGGTGGCCCCCCAGAACGGGAACGGCTCGGCGGAACCCCCCAAAGAGGAGAGCGAGGGCGAAGCGGGCGGTGCGGACAGCATCGAACCCGCCCCGGCCGCCGCCGACAGCGGAGACCCCAAAGGCGAAGGGGCCGCGGCCGCTAAGGACGCCCCgaacaagaagaagaagaagttCTCGTTCAAGAAATCCTTCAAGCTGAGCGGGATCTCCTTTCGCAAGAACAAGAAAGAAGCCGGGGACTCCTCTGGCTCCTCGCCCAGCGAGGAGCAGGGCAAGAGCGAGGAGACCCCGCCGGGGGGGCTGCAACCCTCGGCTCCCCCCGAGGAGGGAGCGGCGGAGGAGCCGAGCGGCGCCGGGGCCGAGCCCGGGGATGGAGGAGAAGCCGCGGGGAgcaaagaggagcaggaggaggaggagaaacagcagcagggaggggagagccAGGCAGACACAGCCAAACCCGAGGAAGCCTCGAAAACCGCGGAGCCCACAACGAGCCCGGAGCAGAAGGAAGAGTAGAGGCCGCTCGGGCACCGTCCTCACCGGGGAGCGTCACaccgcgcccccccccccccccccccccccccccccccccccccccccccccccccccccccccccccccccccccccccccccccccccccccccccccagccccgcaggCATCGCTCGCCCCCAGCCCGGTAGAAAAGCTGGTTTGGATTCCCACCGCCGCCGCCACTTGGAGTAGTCTGAGCTgaattctttgggaaaaaaaaaaacaaaaacaaaaaaaccaacagcaacgacagtaaataaaataaaactggggAGGAAGATTTGTCCCGGACATCACTGGAGTTTACAGTTTGTAAGAAGCCGGATCCCAAATCCCGCTCTGGATCTCTCCAACCTCCAGactgtcccctctcctccccGTCCCAATGACTGttcaatggatttttttgggggggttttttttttggtttttttttcctcgttattttttttttctttatttctcagttTACATTCCTGGTTctgacttttcattttttttttttttctcgttatttttttttctttatttctcagttTACATTCCTGGTTCTGACTATTCATTTTAAGTATTTCGTGCTTTTTATATAGAAATCGATGGTTTAAAAAGCTAATCTGGTTAGTTTTTTATGATGTCTTCTATTGGCTTAAAACCATAAAGCTTGTAAGTCCGCTGTGTTTAATTCTGCTTTAAGGGATAACTTTTAGGGTGTGGGGTGGAGAGAGGGGGCCCTGCCAGCTGTATAATGTGAAGCCAAcgttgttttgtttttttctttctctctgtaaataattttttaatggccaaaaaaaaaacaaacaaaaaaaaaaaaaaaaaaaaaaaaaaatccaaaactccccccccccccccccccccccccccccccccccccccccccccccccccccccccccccccccccccccccccccccccccccccccccccccccccccccccccccccccccccccccccccccccccccccaaacccaaacccaaccaaaccaccaaacaaaaGCTGTAACATTTGAAAGGAATAAATGGTGACCCCTTTATGGGAGAGCTCGAGTCCTTCTTGTGCTGGGTGCCAGGGAAGGAACATGGCAGTTGCTTATTTAGCCCAACAGCTGCTGCGTTTAATCAGCGCTCCTGTTAATTGACTCGCAGCAGATGCAGAGCCCCGGCCACAAAGGACTTTCCCATCCCCACCTCCgcacctttttttcctccctttttcctgctAAAAACCCTCgggattttaaaatgaagtgaaattCCTGATTTGAAgcttaggggttttttgtttttttttttttaatttaattttttttttttttagagtagGATTAGCTCCtctgtgctgaaagcagcacaaaaggCGAGGGCTGGCAGCGAAGATTTGCTgaacaaagggaaaaggaggcGACAATGGAGCCTCGGTCCTGTCACCTGCGCCGGGATGGATTTTCCcgaggaaggagcagagagaagctgctCCTGTCACCGGGGTGACTTTTCCCAAAAagatccctgggagctgctcctgcagctcctccattTCATGGCCTTCCTCCCCAGTTTTCCCAGCCTgttttgcccccccccccccccccccccccccccccccccccccccccccccccc is a genomic window containing:
- the MARCKSL1 gene encoding MARCKS-related protein, whose protein sequence is MGLEAETPQICQGWGEQRPGGDETPPREGGAPTFGGAQADPNPGRLHPLFGGFCLFFGRFPSGEAPLCARCSPFPPGANPPSLPAVLPPTPVSFPPGPVFPAGSPLWGAGVLGCRLPPQENGHVIYNGDMTPKAGVEVAPQNGNGSAEPPKEESEGEAGGADSIEPAPAAADSGDPKGEGAAAAKDAPNKKKKKFSFKKSFKLSGISFRKNKKEAGDSSGSSPSEEQGKSEETPPGGLQPSAPPEEGAAEEPSGAGAEPGDGGEAAGSKEEQEEEEKQQQGGESQADTAKPEEASKTAEPTTSPEQKEE